The following are encoded together in the Phycisphaerae bacterium genome:
- a CDS encoding neutral/alkaline non-lysosomal ceramidase N-terminal domain-containing protein, translating into MKRPMPGLGWFGSTLLVSSIAVAANDVGFYQIGSASVVITPKVAHDAPPVWLAGYGQGRQAEGVHDDIYARAIFIHDGQFGLAIVACDLIGLFHDEVAKVRKELGRLQLSPSIDYVLVSSTHTHAGPDTLGLWGPVGRTGITPGYLDEVRTACVDAVRRAHRNARRGTLRIGTADVNRLAELIGDSRLPKVIDSQLTVIQATNDGGEMIVTLVNMPCHPEVLGSKNKQLSSDFPSTLRQYLETKFGGLAVYNSGAVGGLLSPREPKSDPFTNEPLPEDEIGRMIAYGRIIGRIAEGAIDQAQPLRGPIRAISREVQIPLWNPFYRLGGSIGVLQRPMLDADGRPVKMQQAATATAAAGAPAEGDLYLKTEIGLIQIGSLQIAAVPGELYPELALGRFQQPQEAAADFPNAPLEPAIYPLMTGRFKMVIGLANDEIGYIIPKSQWDWSSPYAYGRKERQYGEINSCGPEAATRLMAAWQSLVAQR; encoded by the coding sequence ATGAAACGACCGATGCCAGGTCTTGGCTGGTTCGGAAGCACGCTGCTGGTCAGTTCCATTGCGGTCGCGGCAAATGATGTTGGCTTCTATCAGATCGGTTCGGCCTCGGTCGTCATAACGCCGAAGGTGGCCCATGACGCCCCACCGGTGTGGCTGGCCGGGTACGGGCAGGGCCGACAGGCCGAGGGCGTGCACGACGACATCTACGCGCGGGCCATATTCATCCATGACGGCCAATTCGGTCTGGCCATCGTTGCATGCGACCTGATCGGCCTTTTCCACGACGAGGTGGCGAAGGTCCGAAAGGAACTTGGCCGGCTGCAACTGAGCCCGTCGATCGATTACGTCCTTGTCAGCAGTACGCACACGCACGCCGGGCCGGACACGCTGGGACTCTGGGGCCCCGTTGGCCGGACGGGCATCACGCCCGGTTACCTCGATGAAGTGCGGACGGCGTGCGTCGATGCCGTCCGCCGGGCGCATCGGAATGCCCGGCGCGGCACACTGCGGATCGGAACCGCCGATGTGAATCGTCTGGCCGAACTGATCGGCGACTCGCGGCTGCCCAAAGTGATCGACTCGCAACTGACCGTCATCCAGGCGACGAATGATGGCGGCGAGATGATCGTTACGCTGGTCAACATGCCGTGCCACCCTGAGGTTCTCGGTTCAAAGAACAAGCAGTTGAGCAGCGATTTCCCTTCGACGTTGCGCCAGTACCTTGAAACGAAGTTCGGCGGGCTGGCCGTCTACAACAGCGGGGCGGTCGGCGGCTTGCTCTCGCCTCGCGAGCCGAAGTCTGACCCGTTCACAAATGAGCCGTTGCCGGAGGATGAAATCGGCCGGATGATCGCTTATGGACGGATCATCGGACGTATTGCCGAGGGCGCCATCGACCAAGCTCAGCCTCTGCGCGGGCCGATTCGTGCTATCTCTCGGGAAGTGCAAATTCCGTTGTGGAACCCGTTTTACAGGCTGGGCGGATCCATCGGGGTTCTTCAGCGGCCGATGCTCGACGCAGACGGGCGACCTGTCAAGATGCAGCAGGCCGCCACGGCGACCGCCGCGGCCGGCGCACCGGCCGAGGGCGATCTGTATCTCAAGACCGAGATCGGCCTCATCCAGATCGGTTCGCTTCAGATCGCGGCGGTTCCGGGCGAACTCTACCCGGAGCTGGCCCTGGGCAGATTCCAGCAACCCCAGGAAGCCGCGGCCGATTTCCCGAACGCCCCGCTGGAACCGGCGATCTATCCGCTCATGACCGGGCGGTTCAAAATGGTCATCGGGCTGGCGAATGACGAGATCGGCTACATCATCCCCAAGTCGCAGTGGGACTGGTCCTCGCCATACGCCTATGGCCGCAAGGAGCGCCAGTACGGTGAGATCAACTCCTGCGGGCCGGAAGCCGCCACGCGCCTGATGGCGGCGTGGCAGTCGCTCGTCGCACAGCGGTAG